The proteins below come from a single Polynucleobacter sp. MWH-UH23A genomic window:
- the serB gene encoding phosphoserine phosphatase SerB, with translation MAEHQTLVALSREPISEKLVFELKDHATQFGTTLHTLDGQIANGAYYSERWACSQLLDVMQRESLRALCSQYKTDICFLNAGLVPQDIQILAMDMDSTLINIECIDEIADFTGKKSAVAQITEATMRGEIKDFKESLRRRVALLEGIHADALEAVYRERLQPNPGAVELLAGAQQRGLYTLLVSGGFTFFTEKLRERLGFKQTQANTLEIIDGKLTGRVLGDIVDGLAKSAHLDDACQRLGCTRANAITMGDGANDLIMMNGSGISVAYQAKPVVKEKADAAFDHVGLDAALLLIS, from the coding sequence ATGGCAGAACATCAAACCCTTGTAGCGCTCTCCAGGGAGCCCATCTCAGAGAAGCTTGTCTTTGAATTAAAGGATCACGCCACTCAATTTGGCACTACCTTACATACTCTTGATGGACAAATTGCTAATGGTGCCTACTACTCAGAACGTTGGGCATGCAGCCAACTTCTCGATGTAATGCAACGAGAGAGTCTGCGCGCGCTCTGCTCTCAATATAAGACCGATATTTGCTTTTTGAATGCAGGTTTAGTCCCTCAGGATATTCAAATCCTAGCCATGGATATGGATTCCACACTAATCAATATTGAGTGCATTGATGAGATTGCGGATTTCACAGGTAAAAAATCAGCAGTTGCACAAATTACCGAAGCTACGATGCGTGGTGAGATTAAAGACTTTAAAGAAAGTCTCAGAAGGCGCGTGGCTTTGCTCGAAGGAATTCATGCGGATGCCCTTGAAGCCGTCTATCGTGAACGCTTACAACCCAATCCTGGTGCAGTTGAGTTATTGGCAGGCGCTCAGCAACGAGGCCTATACACACTTTTGGTATCGGGAGGGTTTACTTTCTTCACCGAGAAGTTACGTGAAAGACTTGGCTTTAAACAAACTCAGGCTAATACTCTTGAAATTATTGACGGAAAGCTTACTGGCAGAGTTCTAGGCGACATTGTCGATGGACTAGCTAAATCTGCTCACCTAGATGATGCCTGTCAACGATTAGGCTGCACCAGAGCAAATGCGATCACGATGGGCGATGGCGCAAATGACCTGATCATGATGAATGGCTCAGGGATTAGTGTCGCCTATCAAGCCAAACCAGTAGTTAAAGAAAAAGCCGACGCGGCTTTTGACCACGTCGGCTTGGATGCTGCTCTACTATTAATTAGCTAA
- a CDS encoding acetyl-CoA C-acyltransferase family protein: protein MSRDVVVLSAVRSAIGSFNGSLSSFEPSELGGIVMKEAVARSGVDPAKINYVTVGNTIPTDSRYAYVARVAAIQAGLPMESVAMALNRLCSSGLQAIVTTAQQIMLGDCDYGVGGGVEVMSRGMYGSPAMRSGARMGDTKMLDLMVAVLTDPFGVGHMGVTAENLVEKWKLTREEQDALAVESHRRAANAIKEGRFKSQIVPITIKTRKGDIVFDTDEHCKPDTTMETLAKMKAVFKKEGGSVTAGNASGINDGAAFFVLADAETAKKAGHKPIARLVSYAVAGVPNHIMGEGPIPATKLALERAGLKLDQIDVIESNEAFAAQALAVTKGLGLDPAKTNVNGGAIALGHPIGCSGAAIATKAIHELQRVQGKYALVTMCIGGGQGIATIFERM, encoded by the coding sequence ATGAGTCGTGATGTCGTTGTCTTAAGTGCAGTTCGTTCCGCAATTGGTAGCTTTAACGGTTCTCTCAGTAGCTTTGAGCCGTCCGAACTTGGTGGAATTGTCATGAAAGAGGCGGTTGCGCGCTCTGGTGTTGATCCTGCAAAAATCAATTATGTGACTGTTGGTAATACCATCCCAACAGATAGCCGTTATGCTTATGTAGCTCGTGTTGCTGCGATTCAAGCAGGTTTGCCAATGGAATCCGTTGCAATGGCCTTGAACCGTTTGTGCAGCTCTGGTTTGCAAGCGATCGTGACAACAGCTCAGCAAATTATGCTGGGTGATTGTGATTACGGTGTTGGCGGTGGCGTAGAAGTCATGTCTCGCGGTATGTACGGTTCACCAGCAATGCGCAGTGGTGCGCGTATGGGCGATACCAAGATGTTGGATTTAATGGTTGCAGTATTAACCGATCCATTTGGCGTTGGCCATATGGGGGTAACAGCAGAAAATCTCGTTGAGAAATGGAAGTTGACTCGTGAAGAGCAAGATGCTCTGGCTGTTGAATCTCATCGTCGGGCGGCAAATGCTATTAAAGAGGGTCGCTTTAAGTCCCAGATCGTTCCAATTACGATTAAGACTCGTAAAGGCGACATCGTTTTTGATACAGACGAGCACTGCAAGCCTGATACCACTATGGAAACGCTTGCCAAAATGAAGGCTGTGTTTAAAAAGGAGGGCGGTTCAGTTACTGCTGGTAATGCATCGGGTATTAACGATGGCGCTGCATTCTTTGTGTTGGCTGATGCTGAGACGGCGAAGAAGGCTGGTCATAAGCCAATCGCTCGCTTAGTTTCTTATGCGGTTGCTGGTGTGCCAAATCACATCATGGGTGAAGGCCCAATTCCCGCTACCAAGCTTGCTCTAGAGCGCGCTGGCTTAAAACTTGATCAAATCGATGTTATTGAATCAAACGAAGCGTTTGCGGCGCAAGCGCTTGCGGTAACAAAAGGTCTTGGTTTAGATCCTGCTAAGACCAACGTGAATGGTGGTGCGATTGCCTTAGGTCACCCAATTGGTTGCTCAGGTGCGGCGATTGCTACTAAAGCGATTCATGAGTTACAACGTGTTCAAGGTAAGTACGCTTTGGTAACAATGTGTATTGGTGGCGGTCAAGGTATTGCTACTATTTTTGAGCGCATGTAA
- the rimO gene encoding 30S ribosomal protein S12 methylthiotransferase RimO — protein sequence MAGKIGFVSLGCPKALVDSELILTQLSAEGYQTAKDYSGADLVVVNTCGFIDSAVEESLSAIGEALAENGKVIVTGCLGARKNADGSDLIQSIHPKVLAVTGPHATDEVMQAIHLHLPKPHDPFTDLVPPAGVKLTPKHYAYLKISEGCNHRCTFCIIPNMRGDLVSRPIGEVLLEAKRLFESGVKELLVVSQDTSAYGVDIQYRTGFWDGKPVKTKMFDLVNALNQIAREHQAWVRLHYVYPYPHVDDVLPLMAEFSEHGYGVLPYLDIPLQHAHPEVLKRMKRPASGEKNLERILAWRKACPDLVIRSTFIAGFPGETEEEFQYLLDFLDEAQIDRAGCFAYSPVEGALANQLDNPVPDEIREDRRARFMAKAEEISIQRLAKKVGKRIQVLIDRVDESGGIGRTIGDAPEIDGLVRVLPPSKPSKRYRTGEIIRATVISSQGHDLIAET from the coding sequence GTGGCTGGAAAAATTGGTTTTGTATCCTTGGGTTGCCCCAAGGCATTAGTTGATTCTGAACTGATTCTGACGCAATTAAGTGCAGAAGGCTATCAAACCGCCAAAGACTATTCTGGCGCTGATCTAGTGGTGGTCAATACCTGCGGCTTTATTGATTCCGCTGTAGAAGAGAGTCTCTCGGCAATTGGCGAGGCTTTAGCTGAAAACGGCAAAGTCATCGTAACTGGTTGTCTTGGTGCCAGAAAGAATGCTGATGGTAGTGACCTCATTCAAAGCATTCATCCAAAGGTTTTGGCAGTTACTGGCCCACATGCCACCGATGAAGTAATGCAGGCTATTCACTTGCATTTACCTAAGCCACACGATCCTTTCACAGATCTTGTTCCGCCAGCAGGCGTCAAACTTACTCCTAAACACTACGCATATCTCAAAATATCTGAAGGTTGTAATCATCGTTGCACCTTTTGCATTATTCCTAATATGCGCGGAGATCTTGTTTCTCGGCCTATCGGCGAGGTATTGTTAGAGGCAAAGCGTTTATTCGAATCCGGTGTAAAAGAGCTACTCGTTGTGTCTCAAGATACAAGCGCCTATGGTGTGGATATTCAATATCGCACCGGATTTTGGGATGGCAAACCAGTCAAAACCAAAATGTTTGATTTGGTCAATGCCTTAAATCAAATTGCACGTGAACATCAAGCATGGGTAAGATTGCATTACGTTTACCCATATCCTCATGTTGATGATGTATTGCCCCTAATGGCTGAATTTTCCGAGCATGGCTATGGAGTATTGCCTTATTTGGATATTCCTTTGCAGCACGCCCATCCAGAGGTACTCAAGCGAATGAAGCGGCCAGCCAGCGGTGAAAAAAATCTAGAGCGCATCTTGGCATGGCGCAAGGCTTGCCCTGACTTAGTTATTCGTAGCACCTTTATTGCCGGCTTCCCTGGTGAAACGGAAGAAGAGTTTCAGTATTTACTCGATTTTTTGGATGAAGCCCAAATTGATCGTGCTGGATGCTTTGCCTATTCACCTGTAGAAGGCGCATTAGCAAACCAACTTGATAATCCTGTTCCAGATGAAATACGGGAAGACCGCAGGGCTCGATTTATGGCTAAGGCTGAGGAAATCTCGATCCAGCGACTTGCTAAAAAGGTAGGCAAGCGCATTCAGGTTTTAATTGATAGGGTTGACGAATCTGGCGGAATTGGCCGAACTATAGGCGATGCCCCTGAAATAGATGGTTTAGTGAGGGTTTTGCCACCCAGCAAGCCCTCAAAACGCTACCGAACTGGTGAAATTATCCGTGCAACGGTGATTAGCTCCCAAGGGCATGACCTAATAGCCGAAACTTGA
- the phaR gene encoding polyhydroxyalkanoate synthesis repressor PhaR — MATRSKKAGEDRLIKKYPNRRLYDTQTSTYVTLADIKGLVMTNESFKVVDAKTDEDLTRNILLQIILEEEAGGAPVFSTQMLSQIIRFYGNSMQGLMGNYLEKTMQSFVDIHNKLGDQTKGLGAGSTPEAWAQMLNLQNPLMQNLMGSYMEQSKDLFVKMQEQMQGSQNMFGSFPFAQQPNKSEKE; from the coding sequence ATGGCTACCCGTTCCAAAAAAGCCGGTGAAGATCGGTTGATAAAGAAGTACCCCAACCGTCGTCTCTATGACACTCAAACAAGTACTTATGTCACTCTGGCTGACATCAAGGGCTTGGTAATGACCAATGAAAGTTTTAAGGTTGTTGATGCCAAAACTGATGAAGATCTAACACGCAATATTCTCTTGCAAATTATTTTGGAAGAAGAGGCGGGTGGTGCGCCGGTATTCTCTACCCAAATGCTTTCTCAAATCATTCGTTTTTATGGAAATTCCATGCAAGGTCTGATGGGAAATTATTTAGAGAAGACCATGCAGTCTTTTGTGGATATCCATAACAAATTAGGCGACCAGACCAAAGGTCTTGGCGCAGGTAGCACTCCAGAGGCTTGGGCGCAAATGCTCAACTTACAAAATCCGTTGATGCAAAATCTCATGGGTAGCTACATGGAGCAAAGTAAGGATTTGTTTGTCAAGATGCAGGAGCAAATGCAGGGCTCACAGAACATGTTTGGTAGTTTCCCATTTGCACAACAGCCTAATAAATCTGAAAAAGAATAG
- a CDS encoding 3-ketoacyl-ACP reductase, with translation MSQKVAYVTGGMGGIGTAICQRLAKDGFKVIAGCGPNSPRKDRWLAEQKALGFDFIASEGNVSDWDSTVAAFDKVKAEVGRVDVLVNNAGITRDSVFRKMTPDAWKAVIDTNLNSLFNVTKQVIDGMVDNNWGRIINISSVNGQKGQFGQCNYSTAKAGLHGFTMALAQEVATKGVTVNTVSPGYIGTDMVKAIREDVLEKIVSGIPVKRLGTPEEIASICCWIASDDGGYATGADFSLNGGIHTG, from the coding sequence ATGTCTCAAAAAGTCGCATATGTAACTGGTGGTATGGGTGGTATTGGTACCGCTATCTGCCAACGTCTAGCAAAAGATGGTTTTAAGGTAATTGCAGGTTGCGGACCAAATTCACCACGTAAAGATCGCTGGCTAGCAGAGCAAAAAGCCCTTGGCTTTGATTTCATTGCCTCTGAAGGCAACGTATCTGACTGGGATAGCACGGTAGCTGCTTTCGATAAGGTAAAAGCCGAAGTAGGTCGTGTAGACGTATTGGTTAATAACGCTGGCATTACTCGTGACAGCGTATTTCGCAAGATGACCCCAGATGCATGGAAGGCTGTGATTGATACCAACCTTAATTCCTTATTCAATGTTACTAAGCAAGTAATTGATGGCATGGTTGATAACAACTGGGGCCGCATTATCAATATTTCTTCTGTAAACGGTCAAAAAGGTCAGTTTGGTCAATGTAACTATTCCACTGCTAAAGCGGGTTTGCATGGATTTACTATGGCTTTGGCTCAAGAGGTAGCAACCAAGGGCGTAACTGTGAATACCGTTTCTCCTGGTTACATTGGAACCGATATGGTTAAAGCCATCCGTGAGGACGTTTTAGAAAAGATTGTTTCTGGCATCCCAGTGAAGCGTTTGGGTACTCCAGAGGAGATCGCATCTATCTGCTGCTGGATTGCCTCGGATGATGGTGGCTATGCAACTGGCGCTGACTTCTCGCTAAATGGTGGTATCCATACGGGCTAA
- the phaC gene encoding class I poly(R)-hydroxyalkanoic acid synthase, giving the protein MFAGMNTGATPSLAPHHMALIPQDRLAEIQKEYFAELAHIATNPEAIEVKDRRFAGKAWHSSWSKVIAATYLLNSKHLMSLAKAVETDEKTRQKILFTTEQMIDALSPSNFIATNPEVLENIISTQGQSIQKGIVNLLGDMKKGKVSITDESAFEVGKNIATTEGFVVFRNELFELIQYSPLTETVFERPYLMVPPCINKYYILDLQPDNSVVRHMVSQGHTVFLVSWKNPDASMAEVSWDDYVGKGVIKAIDVVQEISESKQINILGFCVGGTLTTSAIAVLAAKDRHPAASLTLFTTLLDFTNTGILDVFIDEAMVELRENTIGCKAGNYGMMSGLDLGNTFSFLRPNDLVWNYVVENYLKGNSPPPFDLLYWNGDSTNLPGNMYCWYLRHTYLQNDLVKPGKLTICGEKIDLGKIKCPAYLYASQEDHIVPWQSAYESTHILKGKNRFVLGASGHIAGVINPPAKNKRYWFENNAITPTAHEWLEGAKQIPGSWWPNYTEWLEQHAGSRKPASNTYGNEKYKKKEAAPGVYVKEKISK; this is encoded by the coding sequence ATGTTTGCAGGCATGAATACAGGTGCGACGCCATCTTTGGCACCGCACCATATGGCATTGATCCCCCAAGATCGCTTAGCAGAAATTCAAAAGGAATATTTTGCGGAATTAGCGCATATTGCTACCAATCCTGAGGCGATTGAAGTAAAGGATCGTCGTTTTGCTGGTAAGGCATGGCATTCGTCTTGGAGCAAAGTGATTGCCGCCACTTATCTTCTGAATTCAAAACATTTAATGTCTTTGGCTAAAGCGGTTGAGACGGATGAGAAAACGCGCCAGAAGATTTTGTTTACTACCGAGCAAATGATTGATGCGCTTTCACCATCTAATTTCATTGCTACCAATCCTGAGGTGCTGGAGAACATTATTAGCACCCAAGGACAATCTATTCAAAAAGGTATCGTCAATTTACTTGGCGATATGAAAAAAGGTAAGGTCTCTATTACTGATGAGAGCGCTTTTGAGGTTGGTAAAAATATTGCGACCACTGAGGGCTTTGTTGTTTTTCGAAACGAATTATTTGAGTTAATTCAATATAGCCCATTAACGGAGACGGTATTTGAACGTCCCTATTTAATGGTTCCACCATGTATCAATAAGTATTACATCCTCGACCTTCAACCGGACAACTCAGTCGTGCGTCATATGGTTTCTCAGGGACACACGGTTTTCTTGGTTTCTTGGAAGAACCCAGATGCCTCGATGGCAGAAGTAAGCTGGGATGATTACGTAGGCAAGGGTGTGATCAAGGCAATTGATGTCGTTCAAGAAATCAGCGAGTCTAAGCAAATTAATATCCTGGGCTTCTGTGTTGGCGGCACCCTAACAACATCAGCTATAGCTGTTTTGGCTGCTAAAGACCGGCATCCCGCAGCAAGCTTAACCTTATTTACAACTTTGTTGGACTTCACCAATACTGGTATTTTGGATGTCTTCATCGATGAAGCCATGGTGGAGTTGCGTGAAAATACTATTGGCTGCAAGGCTGGCAATTACGGCATGATGTCAGGCCTGGATTTAGGCAACACATTTTCCTTCCTGCGTCCCAACGATCTAGTTTGGAACTATGTTGTTGAGAATTACCTCAAGGGAAATTCACCGCCTCCATTTGATTTGCTCTATTGGAATGGCGACTCTACGAATCTTCCGGGCAATATGTATTGCTGGTATTTGCGTCATACATATCTGCAAAACGATTTGGTCAAGCCAGGAAAGCTAACCATATGTGGTGAAAAAATCGACCTTGGCAAGATTAAATGCCCAGCTTATTTGTATGCATCACAGGAAGACCACATCGTACCGTGGCAATCTGCTTATGAGTCCACCCATATTCTTAAAGGCAAGAATCGCTTTGTTTTAGGGGCTTCAGGACACATAGCAGGAGTAATTAATCCACCTGCGAAAAACAAGCGCTACTGGTTCGAAAACAATGCAATTACTCCAACAGCCCATGAGTGGCTAGAGGGAGCAAAGCAAATTCCTGGTAGCTGGTGGCCCAATTACACAGAATGGCTTGAGCAGCATGCTGGCTCGCGTAAACCTGCTAGCAATACATACGGTAATGAAAAGTATAAAAAGAAAGAAGCTGCGCCTGGCGTTTACGTCAAAGAAAAAATTTCTAAATAG
- the pgeF gene encoding peptidoglycan editing factor PgeF, whose amino-acid sequence MNNYVSALKLLNPEWPVPLKVKSVITTREGGISQPPFQYLNLGDHVGDDPKCVLANRALLSNFLPNDPIWLNQVHGVKVSTPDARAHEADAIVTNKSNEVLAIMTADCLPVLFATESGDVIGAAHAGWRGLCNGVLENTVREMRALFGDNSSKNILAWLGPAIGPTAFEVGADVLKAYQDAKIIFPNQSFVAIPNKPGKYLANLYLLARSRLESVGLNQIYGGDFCTVNQKDQFFSYRRDGLTGRFASLIWKSQ is encoded by the coding sequence ATGAATAACTATGTATCAGCACTTAAGCTGCTGAATCCTGAATGGCCGGTGCCCCTCAAGGTAAAGTCAGTAATTACCACCAGAGAGGGTGGCATTAGTCAACCTCCTTTCCAATACCTCAATTTAGGTGATCATGTTGGTGATGACCCAAAATGCGTTCTTGCTAATAGAGCGCTATTAAGCAATTTTTTGCCAAATGATCCCATTTGGTTGAACCAAGTTCATGGCGTAAAAGTAAGTACCCCAGATGCTCGGGCTCATGAGGCAGATGCAATTGTGACAAATAAGTCAAATGAAGTTTTAGCAATCATGACCGCTGATTGCTTACCCGTCTTATTTGCCACTGAGTCAGGTGATGTTATTGGCGCTGCACATGCAGGATGGCGTGGTTTATGTAATGGTGTACTGGAAAATACCGTCAGAGAGATGCGAGCCTTGTTTGGAGACAACTCTTCCAAGAATATCCTAGCCTGGTTGGGGCCTGCCATAGGTCCCACGGCTTTTGAAGTTGGTGCTGATGTGCTTAAGGCTTACCAAGATGCCAAAATTATTTTTCCTAACCAATCCTTTGTTGCTATACCAAACAAACCTGGCAAATATTTAGCTAATTTGTATTTATTGGCACGCAGTCGCCTCGAATCAGTTGGTCTAAATCAAATCTACGGGGGTGACTTTTGCACCGTAAATCAAAAAGATCAATTTTTTTCATATAGACGTGATGGGTTGACCGGGAGATTCGCGAGTCTCATTTGGAAATCTCAATAA
- a CDS encoding RluA family pseudouridine synthase, giving the protein MALPQTPDSNPVDYIDEEDFISLEMPMEMAGERLDKALAVSLPDYSRNRLKTWVEAGAVMVDGKVTKARYLLRGGESIKVFPQEMPEQHAFNPQDIPLDMVYEDDSIIVINKPPGLVVHPAAGNWSGTLLNGLLFKFPELKSLPRAGIVHRLDKDTSGLMVVARTSQAQTALVRQLQDRTVGRRYLAWVWGDTPAQGKVLASVGRDQRDRLKMSAGTPQGKPAATVYRRLAKGKFQGYAVSLLECRLETGRTHQIRVHLESLGFPLLGDPVYRKKIPGVAQSLSFTRQALHAFALSLQHPHTHELISWLKAPPNDLINLLPSLGMSIDDLPQEQSVLAAIDQGQTSNE; this is encoded by the coding sequence GTGGCATTGCCGCAAACTCCTGATTCGAATCCTGTTGATTATATCGATGAAGAGGATTTCATCTCCCTGGAAATGCCTATGGAGATGGCTGGTGAACGTCTGGATAAGGCGCTGGCGGTATCTTTGCCTGATTATTCCCGTAATCGCCTCAAAACATGGGTTGAAGCAGGCGCCGTTATGGTGGACGGCAAGGTAACAAAGGCTCGCTATTTATTACGGGGTGGCGAGAGTATTAAGGTATTTCCTCAGGAGATGCCAGAGCAACATGCATTTAACCCCCAAGACATTCCTCTTGACATGGTTTATGAGGACGACTCCATTATTGTGATTAATAAGCCACCCGGTTTAGTTGTTCACCCTGCAGCTGGTAATTGGTCGGGAACTTTACTAAATGGCTTGCTATTTAAATTCCCAGAACTAAAGTCATTGCCGCGCGCAGGTATTGTCCATCGCTTGGATAAAGATACTTCTGGGCTGATGGTAGTTGCACGCACATCTCAGGCTCAGACCGCATTAGTTAGACAATTACAAGATAGAACGGTAGGGCGCCGATATTTAGCATGGGTTTGGGGTGACACTCCTGCCCAAGGGAAGGTGCTTGCATCGGTAGGGCGTGATCAGCGTGATCGCCTTAAGATGTCTGCGGGTACCCCCCAAGGCAAGCCAGCGGCAACTGTGTATCGCAGGCTGGCGAAGGGAAAGTTCCAGGGCTATGCAGTTTCATTGCTTGAGTGTCGCCTTGAAACTGGGCGTACACATCAAATTCGTGTTCACCTAGAGTCGTTGGGATTTCCTTTATTGGGCGATCCTGTTTATCGCAAGAAAATACCTGGGGTAGCTCAATCTTTGTCTTTTACTCGACAAGCGCTGCATGCATTTGCGCTTAGTTTGCAGCACCCTCACACTCATGAGTTGATAAGTTGGCTTAAGGCTCCCCCAAATGATTTAATCAATTTGCTTCCGAGTCTTGGTATGTCAATTGATGATTTGCCACAAGAGCAGAGTGTATTAGCTGCAATTGATCAAGGGCAAACGTCTAATGAATAA
- a CDS encoding outer membrane protein assembly factor BamD — protein sequence MSGAISDASLRLAGSFAPQKQSPRFSLVSIALLTIVVCSLFLLGGCAGSDGQKDDTDIWSESKLYSEATDKLNDGDFAKCGKYFDKLEARFPFGPYSQQAQINAAYCYWKAQEQTQALVAIDRFIKLHQGSPTLDYAYYLKGLITFNDDLGWLGKFTGQDLSERDPKAAKEAFESFKTVVERFPNSKYTPDSLDRMRYIVNSLAEADVIVARFYYQRGAYLAAANRAQLVIKDYDRAPAVEEALYILTKSYEKLGLTQLSNDTLRVFKLNFPDSQMMETGQRVQKERRWWQIWNK from the coding sequence ATGTCCGGAGCAATATCAGACGCCAGTTTAAGGCTTGCTGGATCTTTTGCCCCACAAAAACAAAGCCCTCGATTTAGCTTGGTTTCTATTGCACTACTAACCATAGTAGTTTGCAGCCTTTTTCTTTTGGGGGGTTGTGCTGGTAGCGATGGTCAAAAAGACGATACAGATATCTGGTCGGAGTCTAAGCTGTATTCAGAAGCCACCGATAAACTCAATGATGGGGATTTTGCTAAGTGCGGAAAATACTTTGACAAACTCGAGGCACGCTTCCCATTTGGTCCTTATTCTCAGCAAGCACAAATTAATGCAGCCTACTGCTATTGGAAGGCCCAAGAACAAACGCAAGCCCTAGTTGCAATTGATCGCTTTATTAAACTCCATCAGGGTAGCCCAACCCTAGACTACGCTTATTACCTGAAAGGTTTGATTACTTTCAACGATGACTTAGGCTGGCTTGGTAAATTTACGGGCCAGGATTTAAGCGAGCGCGATCCCAAAGCAGCTAAGGAAGCATTTGAGTCCTTTAAAACTGTTGTTGAGCGTTTTCCAAATAGTAAATACACGCCTGACTCTTTGGATCGGATGCGTTACATTGTTAACTCGCTTGCCGAAGCTGATGTCATCGTAGCCCGCTTCTACTACCAACGCGGTGCTTATCTAGCTGCTGCAAACAGGGCCCAACTGGTTATCAAGGATTACGACCGGGCTCCAGCGGTTGAGGAGGCTTTATATATTCTCACCAAATCATATGAGAAATTGGGGCTTACCCAGCTGAGCAATGACACATTGCGAGTGTTCAAATTAAACTTCCCCGATAGTCAGATGATGGAAACCGGTCAACGAGTTCAAAAAGAGCGTCGCTGGTGGCAAATCTGGAATAAATAA
- the alr gene encoding alanine racemase gives MNRPILASIDTQAFAHNLNRVRELAPESKIWAVIKARSYGHSFDAALKGLGSTDGFALLDIQDAVWLREHDWQGRILLLEGLFHENELDLAQELHCDLVVHCDAQVGWLERYADKVHKPINVFLKMNTGMNRLGFKPEAYRTVFHQLHAAGYRMHHMTHFANADQVNQEPTVGSQLELFNQTIQGLEGSISLANSAAILWHRNALGDWVRPGIMLYGASPTGLYADIEHAHLKPVMQLRSEIIDIQDLRKGDRIGYGGRFCAPEDMRIGIIACGYADGYPRHAKDGTPVWVGNSAESSDGLICPLVGRVSMDMLTIDLRNAPHAKIGSIVELWGGKVPVDEVARMSDTIGYELLCAVAPRVPVAIK, from the coding sequence ATTAATAGACCAATTTTGGCATCTATTGATACCCAAGCCTTTGCGCATAATTTAAACCGAGTACGTGAACTTGCGCCAGAGTCCAAGATTTGGGCGGTTATTAAGGCTCGTTCATATGGACATTCCTTTGATGCCGCACTAAAGGGTCTCGGTTCCACAGATGGTTTTGCGCTTTTGGATATTCAGGATGCCGTTTGGCTCAGGGAGCATGACTGGCAGGGCCGCATTTTGCTCTTAGAGGGGCTTTTTCATGAGAACGAATTGGATCTTGCGCAAGAGTTACATTGTGACCTAGTAGTTCATTGCGACGCACAAGTGGGCTGGTTAGAGCGATATGCCGACAAAGTCCACAAGCCCATTAATGTTTTTTTGAAGATGAATACAGGTATGAATCGCTTGGGATTTAAGCCTGAAGCCTATAGAACAGTATTTCACCAACTACATGCAGCGGGTTACCGAATGCATCATATGACGCACTTCGCAAATGCCGATCAGGTAAATCAAGAACCAACTGTTGGCAGCCAGCTTGAATTATTTAATCAGACTATACAAGGCCTAGAGGGCTCAATCTCTTTAGCCAACTCGGCTGCGATCTTATGGCACCGCAATGCTCTAGGAGACTGGGTTCGCCCCGGAATCATGCTCTATGGTGCCTCTCCAACCGGTTTGTATGCAGATATTGAGCATGCACATCTGAAACCAGTAATGCAGCTACGCAGTGAAATTATTGATATTCAGGATCTTCGAAAGGGTGATCGCATTGGATATGGAGGACGTTTCTGCGCGCCCGAAGATATGCGTATCGGAATTATTGCCTGCGGCTATGCTGATGGTTATCCGCGACACGCAAAAGACGGTACGCCCGTATGGGTAGGAAATTCTGCTGAGTCTAGCGATGGCCTTATTTGTCCTCTTGTTGGACGGGTATCTATGGACATGTTAACTATTGATTTACGAAATGCACCTCATGCCAAGATTGGCAGCATAGTTGAGTTGTGGGGTGGCAAGGTTCCAGTAGACGAAGTGGCGAGAATGAGTGACACGATCGGTTATGAGTTGCTTTGTGCTGTAGCTCCAAGAGTACCTGTTGCAATCAAATAA